A single Cyprinus carpio isolate SPL01 chromosome A6, ASM1834038v1, whole genome shotgun sequence DNA region contains:
- the LOC109113582 gene encoding neuronal pentraxin-1-like isoform X2, producing the protein MERISWTLFLLCLTYLEGSSQDFGQTQFICTSVPKDMDLCAATMQNSGPAEDLKTTVMQLRETVLQQKETIMNQKETIRELTSKLSRCESQAVLEPVAGGRRKEPGKNTMGDVSRGPTDTLAQLGQTLATLKQRLENLEYSRNNGSVQANSLKDLLQNKIDDMEKQVLSRVNTLEESKPGQKNDTDQLNRVESTLTSLHQRINDLEKGSKSSRPLDKYQITFPLRTNYMYAKVKKSLPEMYAFSFCLWIKSNASPGVGTPFSYAVPGQANELVLIEWGNNPMEILINDKVAKLPFVINDGKWHHICITWTTRDGVWEAFQDGVLRGTGENLAPYHPIKPNGVLVLGQEQDTLGGGFDATQAFVGELANFNIWDRKLTAGEIYNLATCNNRAQAGNVLSWSESNIDVFGGATKWTFEPCRQLN; encoded by the exons ATGGAGAGAATCTCATGGACACTTTTTCTGCTCTGTCTCACATATCTGGAGGGATCTTCGCAAGATTTCGGGCAGACCCAGTTCATCTGCACGTCCGTGCCCAAGGATATGGACCTGTGCGCAGCCACTATGCAGAACAGCGGACCAGCGGAGGATCTGAAGACCACAGTAATGCAGTTAAGAGAGACAGTCCTACAGCAGAAGGAAACTATCATGAACCAGAAGGAGACGATCAGGGAACTAACTTCGAAGTTGAGCCGCTGTGAGAGTCAGGCTGTTCTGGAGCCCGTGGCCGGTGGTCGGAGGAAAGAACCGGGCAAAAACACAATGGGAGACGTGTCCCGCGGTCCGACAGATACGCTAGCCCAACTTGGGCAGACTTTAGCCACTCTTAAACAGAGATTGGAAAACTTGGAG TACAGCAGGAACAACGGCTCTGTCCAGGCGAACAGCCTTAAAGATCTGCTTCAAAATAAGATCGATGATATGGAGAAGCAGGTGCTGTCCCGGGTCAATACTCTGGAGGAGAGCAAACCCGGGCAGAAGAACGACACGGATCAGCTCAATCGAGTGGAGTCAACCCTCACCTCCTTACATCAGAGAATTAACGACCTGGAGAAAG GTTCAAAAAGTTCCAGGCCACTGGACAAGTATCAGATAACATTCCCCTTAAGAACAAATTACATGTATGCCAAAGTGAAGAAAAGTCTACCAGAAATGTatgctttctctttctgcttgTGGATAAAGTCCAATGCATCACCAGGGGTGGGAACACCCTTCTCCTATGCTGTTCCTGGACAAGCTAATGAGCTTGTTCTCATAGAATGGGGGAACAATCCAATGGAGATTCTCATAAATGACAAG GTTGCAAAATTACCTTTTGTCATCAATGATGGTAAATGGCATCACATCTGCATCACATGGACAACTCGTGATGGAGTATGGGAGGCATTTCAGGATGGTGTTCTGCGTGGAACTGGAGAGAATCTGGCACCCTACCATCCAATAAAACCCAACGGTGTACTAGTTTTAGGTCAGGAGCAG GACACACTTGGTGGAGGTTTTGATGCAACCCAAGCCTTTGTTGGTGAACTGGCAAATTTCAATATATGGGATAGAAAATTAACAGCTGGAGAAATCTACAACCTGGCAACCTGCAACAACAGAGCACAAGCTGGCAATGTGTTATCATGGTCGGAAAGTAATATTGATGTGTTCGGTGGAGCCACTAAATGGACTTTTGAGCCCTGCCGTCAGCTCAACTGA
- the LOC109113582 gene encoding neuronal pentraxin-1-like isoform X1 — protein sequence MERISWTLFLLCLTYLEGSSQDFGQTQFICTSVPKDMDLCAATMQNSGPAEDLKTTVMQLRETVLQQKETIMNQKETIRELTSKLSRCESQAVLEPVAGGRRKEPGKNTMGDVSRGPTDTLAQLGQTLATLKQRLENLEQYSRNNGSVQANSLKDLLQNKIDDMEKQVLSRVNTLEESKPGQKNDTDQLNRVESTLTSLHQRINDLEKGSKSSRPLDKYQITFPLRTNYMYAKVKKSLPEMYAFSFCLWIKSNASPGVGTPFSYAVPGQANELVLIEWGNNPMEILINDKVAKLPFVINDGKWHHICITWTTRDGVWEAFQDGVLRGTGENLAPYHPIKPNGVLVLGQEQDTLGGGFDATQAFVGELANFNIWDRKLTAGEIYNLATCNNRAQAGNVLSWSESNIDVFGGATKWTFEPCRQLN from the exons ATGGAGAGAATCTCATGGACACTTTTTCTGCTCTGTCTCACATATCTGGAGGGATCTTCGCAAGATTTCGGGCAGACCCAGTTCATCTGCACGTCCGTGCCCAAGGATATGGACCTGTGCGCAGCCACTATGCAGAACAGCGGACCAGCGGAGGATCTGAAGACCACAGTAATGCAGTTAAGAGAGACAGTCCTACAGCAGAAGGAAACTATCATGAACCAGAAGGAGACGATCAGGGAACTAACTTCGAAGTTGAGCCGCTGTGAGAGTCAGGCTGTTCTGGAGCCCGTGGCCGGTGGTCGGAGGAAAGAACCGGGCAAAAACACAATGGGAGACGTGTCCCGCGGTCCGACAGATACGCTAGCCCAACTTGGGCAGACTTTAGCCACTCTTAAACAGAGATTGGAAAACTTGGAG CAGTACAGCAGGAACAACGGCTCTGTCCAGGCGAACAGCCTTAAAGATCTGCTTCAAAATAAGATCGATGATATGGAGAAGCAGGTGCTGTCCCGGGTCAATACTCTGGAGGAGAGCAAACCCGGGCAGAAGAACGACACGGATCAGCTCAATCGAGTGGAGTCAACCCTCACCTCCTTACATCAGAGAATTAACGACCTGGAGAAAG GTTCAAAAAGTTCCAGGCCACTGGACAAGTATCAGATAACATTCCCCTTAAGAACAAATTACATGTATGCCAAAGTGAAGAAAAGTCTACCAGAAATGTatgctttctctttctgcttgTGGATAAAGTCCAATGCATCACCAGGGGTGGGAACACCCTTCTCCTATGCTGTTCCTGGACAAGCTAATGAGCTTGTTCTCATAGAATGGGGGAACAATCCAATGGAGATTCTCATAAATGACAAG GTTGCAAAATTACCTTTTGTCATCAATGATGGTAAATGGCATCACATCTGCATCACATGGACAACTCGTGATGGAGTATGGGAGGCATTTCAGGATGGTGTTCTGCGTGGAACTGGAGAGAATCTGGCACCCTACCATCCAATAAAACCCAACGGTGTACTAGTTTTAGGTCAGGAGCAG GACACACTTGGTGGAGGTTTTGATGCAACCCAAGCCTTTGTTGGTGAACTGGCAAATTTCAATATATGGGATAGAAAATTAACAGCTGGAGAAATCTACAACCTGGCAACCTGCAACAACAGAGCACAAGCTGGCAATGTGTTATCATGGTCGGAAAGTAATATTGATGTGTTCGGTGGAGCCACTAAATGGACTTTTGAGCCCTGCCGTCAGCTCAACTGA